One Candidatus Desulfatibia profunda genomic window, NNNNNNNNNNNNNNNNNNNNNNNNNNNNNNNNNNNNNNNNNNNNNNNNNNNNNNNNNNNNNNNNNNNNNNNNNNNNNNNNNNNNNNNNNNNNNNNNNNNNNNNNNNNNNNNNNNNNNNNNNNNNNNNNNNNNNNNNNNNNNNNNNNNNNNNNNNNNNNNNNNNNNNNNNNNNNNNNNNNNNNNNNNNNNNNNNNNNNNNNNNNNNNNNNNNNNNNNNNNNNNNNNNNNNNNNNNNNNNNNNNNNNNNNNNNNNNNNNNNNNNNNNNNNNNNNNNNNNNNNNNNNNNNNNNNNNNNNNNNNNNNNNNNNNNNNNNNNNNNNNNNNNNNNNNNNNNNNNNNNNNNNNNNNNNNNNNNNNNNNNNNNNNNNNNNNNNNNNNNNNNNNNNNNNNNNNNNNNNNNNNNNNNNNNNNNNNNNNNNNNNNNNNNNNNNNNNNNNNNNNNNNNNNNNNNNNNNNNNNNNNNNNNNNNNNNNNNNNNNNNNNNNNNNNNNNNNNNNNNNNNNNNNNNNNNNNNNNNNNNNNNNNNNNNNNNNNNNNNNNNNNNNNNNNNNNNNNNNNNNNNNNNNNNNNNNNNNNNNNNNNNNNNNNNNNNNNNNNNNNNNNNNNNNNNNNNNNNNNNNNNNNNNNNNNNNNNNNNNNNNNNNNNNNNNNNNNNNNNNNNNNNNNNNNNNNNNNNNNNNNNNNNNNNNNNNNNNNNNNNNNNNNNATCTCAATTGCCCGGCGGTAGGCCTCCTCGGCTTTTTTAAAATCTTTTAGCTTATAATGGAGTAAATAGCCAAGGGTCTCCCAGGCATGACTATGATCAGGATCAATCTGTGTCGCTTTTTCACAGGCTGCTTCTGCTTCTTCAACACGATCCGGATGTTTTTTTATCAGCTCCAAAGCTAACATGGTTAATGCAAGAGGATCTTCCGGCTGCTTTAAAATCCCGGTTTCTATTTCTTCTTTGGTCAATCCTTTTTGTCTGACTTCGGTCTCTTGTTCCTCGACGGGCACTTGTCTATCTTGTATTTCTTCCAACCTCAAGGCCTCGATAATATGGTCAGGTATATTTTCGATTATCTTTTCACGAAACTTCTCTACCTGGGGTTTTTTAAGGATTTCTGAGATAAATTGGCAGTGGTCTGTGTAAATTCCGGGACCAAGACGGCAGGCTTCCTCAATCACATTTTTGGTCAAATGAACCAGATCTTCATCCACGTAAAAATGAACCATAAAATCCACAACTGCGCGAACCCGGCTTGAAGGTTCTCCCCGGCGGCGCATAAGGTGATAAATATTGTACATCCTTTCGGCTAGCTGATACCATTTTCTGCGTCCTTTTTGATCATAAACAACCACAGCCCCTTTTGATATAAGACGCTGCAAATAAGCGCTGGCCTTGTTGACATCGATTCTGGCAGATTCAGCCAGTTCCCGGGCCGTGGCCGGACGCCATATATCTGCCAGGGTAACAAATACCTTGCGTTCAAGTGCGGGCAGATTGTCCAGGTGGCTTTTGAAATATTCGGTATGCTCGTCAACCAACTGGGTTAAATCCTCCATAAGCTCCTTAAAAGACCTTTTAGCAGCAAAACTTGAAATAATAACCAGAAGCCTCGGGCTGCCGCCTGTCAAAATCTGGATTGGTTTTATCCGATTAATGCTTGGTCTCTGACCGGTAATCGATTCCCAGAGCGTCCTGCACTCCTCTGTATCAAGTGGTTTCAGATCGTGAATTTTAAACAGTTCGAACATTGCATTTCCCGAATTGTCGAGCTGATCAAATCTGGTAGTTGCCGTCCCTATAAGCGTAATTCGTGGTTCATTCAGTAGCGTATGGCGCAGTTTCCATGCATCGTCCGAGGTGATTTGCTGGCCTAACAGCATATTGAGGTTCTCAACCACCAACAGAAGCCGTTTTTTCTTCTGATCCGCAAAATCCATTAATTGGGATAAAGCTCTTTCCCGAAGCCTTTCCTCATCGGTTTCTTTATGCAGATCTTCGTATGCCTTTTTCCAGCGGTTTTTTCTGGTTTGTTCACCAATACGAAAGAGTGCTTGAAGCCAGAACTCTCCGGGCGAACATACCTCGTAGCTTTCTTCGGGAAAGACAACCGGATACCATTTGTCAGCAAACACATTGTTCAGCCTGATTTCGGAAGCAACTCTTAAAACCAGGGTTGTTTTCCCTGCACCGCGTGGTGCGACAACCAGAATATGTTGGCTGCTATTTTCCTGGCTTTCTCGAATTGCTTCCAGTATCAGTTCAAAATCATTATGACGTACGGCAAAGGTCTGTATTAATTCCTTTTCAGTCAGAAAGGCCGGGTTGTATTTTATTGTACCTGGCAATTTCATTTACACCCTCCTTTCAAAAATCGGAATGTAGCCGAAAGCAAAACGCGCTTTCCACCAGTCTTTTAACAGGCGAGAAACAAAAACAAACCGCTCGTCATCTTGGGCTAAATAACCATCGTGTTGCAAGATTTCTAAAATTTCTCGCAGAATCTTATTTGGATCAGCTTCGGCAATTTCATAACTTTGGCAGATTGCCAGTGCTGATTTACCGTCCAGATATCCTCTAACCGCCGCTTCAGTAAGAATCTCTAACGCGATGGGATATATTTCCAAACCAAATGCCATTTTTAGCCGTTCTTCCAGGTGGCTTAATTCGGCATGCCCCTGAATACTGAGCATTTTAGTTTCATAGATTTCAGTTACATGATTTTCGGTAACCTTTTTATAGTCTCGCCGTTTGCAATCCATGTAAATATTGTCGAAAAACAACTGAACATGATGTGGAATCAAATACCCCAGTTTTTCAATGATCATGTTTACGGCTTCCGGGGACAATGCTATTTCATATTGATTTGCAAGAGCTTCCAGACAACCTTTGGCGATTTCGTCGGACCATACCGGCAATACAAAAGGCATAAATGTGTTTAAAGACGCGCTGAGGTCGGCCTGTCTTAATGCAGGCTCAATACCGATAGAACCTGTTATAACAATCCTGACTTTCCCTTGATGACGAATGCTGTTGTCCCGCACCCAGGACATAAACACATCCGTAGCCTCTCTTCGCTCCGGCGTAATCCGGAATTCTTTCCCTTTAAGGAGTCGGTTGACTAAAATGGGGAATTCATCAAAAAATATAACCACCGGTTTGTCGGTCTCAGCCAATGTTAAAAAAAGCTGATCCCCTTTGTCCTGCCAATCTCCGGCGGTCAATCCACTCCGCAAGGTGACTGTTAAATCATCAATTCCAAGGCTTTCGATATTGTCTTTTAGGCCACTTAAGATGTTCTTAAAAATCCCTTTGGTTTTTTCCCAGAGCTGTTTATAAGGATGTGTCGCCTTGCTAAGTTCCGCTACAGCATCTGCCGGCGATTCTGCTTTTTGCAGGTCAACATGTAAACAATAGTATCTATCCTGAACCCGGTTTGCGACTTCCCGCATAAGACTTGTTTTGCCAATACGCCGGGGGGCGGCCACTAGAATATGGGCACCCTCGTCAAGAAGATCCTTAAACAATTCAATATCCTTTTCACGATCCCAAAATTTTTCACCGGTCACATAATTACCAACCGCCCGTTTAAGTTTTTTCATGGTCATTCCTCCAGCAATTTTGTTGCCAACAATTCTGTTGGATAATATACATCCCTGACAATGCCTTGTCAAGAACTTTCCAGCAATTTTGTTGGCAACAGTTTTGATGGAAGGTTAACGCGTTGATATTAGATACAGTTTCGTACACATTGGATGACTTTCTCTGCCCACTTGTCCCGTTAAAGGTGAAGTTTTTTCAGAGAAGCCGGCTGGCGATCAGGTTGGCAGGTATGTTTTGCAGATGATTTGCCCGGTCGAAATCAAACTAACCACCAAGAGCACGAAGGTCACGAAAGGGAATAAAGCTAGAAAATCCTTCGTGTTTCTTCGTGCTCTTCGTGGTTAAAAGTTTTCAAAAAGGGATTAAAGCCGATGTTGTGCAATCCGGGTTAAATTCCTGTTTTTGATTCTTTCCAGAAGGGCGACAGCTCCCGCAGCCGCCGGATAATCGGCGGCAGCTTTTCAATGATAAAGTCGATTTCTTCTTTAGTGTTGTATACGCTCAGACTGAATCGAATCGAGCCGTGCGCCGCCGTAAACGGCACCCCCATTGCACGCAGGACGTGGGACGGTTCCAGGGAGCCGGATGTGCAGGCCGAGCCTGAAGAGGCACAGATACCGAACTCATCCATCATCAGAAGAATCGATTCGCCTTCCACGTATTCAAAGGCAATACTTGAAGTGTTGGGCAGACGATGTTCCCGGTCTCCATTGACCAAGGTGTTGGGAACTCGTTTGATGATCTCGTTTTCCAGCTTGTCTCTTAGCTGTTTGACTCGGGTGTTTTCTTCCTTTAGGTGGGTTGCTGCCAGCTCGGTGGCTTTTCCCAGCCCGATGATGGCGGCAACGTTCTCGGTTCCGCCCCTGCGGCCTCCTTCCTGATGACCGCCGATTAGAAAAGGAGAAAATTTTGTCCCCTTGCGAACATAGAGCGCACCGATACCTTTTGGTCCATGCAGTTTATGGCCGGAAAGGGAGAGCTTGTCTACGGCGGATTTTTTAAGATCGATGGGTATTTTGCCGACAGCCTGGACTGCATCGGTATGAAATACAATCCCCCGATCTTTCACAACCTGGGAAATTTCTTCAATGGGAAACACGACGCCGGACTCGTTGTTGGCCCACATCAGGCTGACAATGGCAGTATCTTCGAATAGGTTTTTGTACAGATAATCCACGTCGAGGCAACCCTGGCGGTCAACGGGCACAAATGTCACGCGATAACCGTTTTTGGAAAGGTATTCAAACAGGTTTTTTATCGCGGGATGCTCGACCCTGGAGGTCATGATATGTTTCTTGTTCGGATATGACTGAATTGCGGCCCGAATCGCCGTATTGTCGCTTTCCGTACCGCAACTGGTAAAAATGATCTCCTCCGGGGCCGCACCCAGCAGAGCGGCCACCTTGGCACGGGCTTCTTTCAATTTCCGGCCGACCTTTCCGCCAAACGAGTGCATACTGGAAGGGTTTCCGTAAAATTCGCCAAAGTAGGGTTGCATTTCCTCCAGCACTTCCGGCGCAACCTGAGTGGTGGCGTTGTTGTCTACATAGATAACACGCATGATGACACCTCCTCCACAGTAAGATCGGGAGCCACAAGTTCACGCAGCTTTGTCTCAACATAGTGTTTGAGGGTAAGCTGAGATTTTGTGCAACTGGCGCATGTCCCCCGCAGTTCCACCAAGACCCGGTTACGATCG contains:
- a CDS encoding ATP-binding protein, yielding MKKLKRAVGNYVTGEKFWDREKDIELFKDLLDEGAHILVAAPRRIGKTSLMREVANRVQDRYYCLHVDLQKAESPADAVAELSKATHPYKQLWEKTKGIFKNILSGLKDNIESLGIDDLTVTLRSGLTAGDWQDKGDQLFLTLAETDKPVVIFFDEFPILVNRLLKGKEFRITPERREATDVFMSWVRDNSIRHQGKVRIVITGSIGIEPALRQADLSASLNTFMPFVLPVWSDEIAKGCLEALANQYEIALSPEAVNMIIEKLGYLIPHHVQLFFDNIYMDCKRRDYKKVTENHVTEIYETKMLSIQGHAELSHLEERLKMAFGLEIYPIALEILTEAAVRGYLDGKSALAICQSYEIAEADPNKILREILEILQHDGYLAQDDERFVFVSRLLKDWWKARFAFGYIPIFERRV
- the nifS gene encoding cysteine desulfurase NifS → MRVIYVDNNATTQVAPEVLEEMQPYFGEFYGNPSSMHSFGGKVGRKLKEARAKVAALLGAAPEEIIFTSCGTESDNTAIRAAIQSYPNKKHIMTSRVEHPAIKNLFEYLSKNGYRVTFVPVDRQGCLDVDYLYKNLFEDTAIVSLMWANNESGVVFPIEEISQVVKDRGIVFHTDAVQAVGKIPIDLKKSAVDKLSLSGHKLHGPKGIGALYVRKGTKFSPFLIGGHQEGGRRGGTENVAAIIGLGKATELAATHLKEENTRVKQLRDKLENEIIKRVPNTLVNGDREHRLPNTSSIAFEYVEGESILLMMDEFGICASSGSACTSGSLEPSHVLRAMGVPFTAAHGSIRFSLSVYNTKEEIDFIIEKLPPIIRRLRELSPFWKESKTGI